In the Helianthus annuus cultivar XRQ/B chromosome 11, HanXRQr2.0-SUNRISE, whole genome shotgun sequence genome, one interval contains:
- the LOC110887460 gene encoding mitotic spindle checkpoint protein MAD2, whose amino-acid sequence MLCNLLRRFPFTDFCAHIDNNGFFSSGTKVVFGVWKTLVKGITWILILNCFRVRFSGIFDVLAYTDMDVTVPFTWTKSDPKLIANPQMVKLHSFDTKIHKVDTLVSYKNDEWDEQ is encoded by the exons ATGTTGTGCAATCTTCTGAGAAGGTTTCCTTTTACTGATTTTTGTGCTCATATTGACAACAACGGGTTTTTTTCTTCAGGCACAAAAGTGGTGTTCGGTGTTTGGAAGACACTTGTAAAAGGCATCACCTGGATACTCATTTTGAATTGTTTTCGTGTCCGATTTTCAG GTATATTTGATGTGTTAGCATATACTGATATGGATGTTACGGTACCTTTCACTTGGACCAAGAGTGATCCGAAACTGATTGCGAATCCGCAGATGGTGAAATTGCATTCTTTCGATACCAAG ATTCACAAGGTTGACACTTTAGTGTCTTACAAGAATGATGAATGGGATGAGCAGTAA
- the LOC110891395 gene encoding 5'-methylthioadenosine/S-adenosylhomocysteine nucleosidase, translated as MFRNIFSTFIYVLIFVTSQEQANSALHGTTKKRVDEANKKGPYLGLVIPNMFEMNPLLNNPQYKSTKLVIDYAGRRFRFGNIYNKPVILVMSGMGMVNAAVATQLLLSLFEIKGVIHYGIAGNANPNLNIGDVTIAQYWSHSALWNWQRYGDGPEDPLPFEGEGGFTREIGYLKFGSYSSNGDDNMLNNVWYQAEEVYPVDATPEQTQQAFWIPVDSNYLSISKALEKLKLEDCINATTCLSEPPKVTTVQRGTSANVYLDNAAYRSFLYNKFNISPVEMESAGVALICYQQKVPFITFRALSDLAGGGSATSNEADTFSGLSANNSVVVTVEFIKLLDGYNRKMLNYA; from the exons ATGTTTAGGAATATATTTTCCacttttatttatgttttaatttttgttACATCTCAAGAACAAGCCAATAGTGCATTACATGGAACTACAAAAAAGAGGGTTGATGAAGCCAACAAAAAAGGCCCTTATTTAGGGTTGGTCATTCCTAACATGTTTGAAATGAACCCTCTACTCAACAATCCTCAATACAAGTCCACCAAGCTCGTTATCGACTATGCAG GAAGGAGGTTTCGGTTTGGAAATATCTACAATAAGCCCGTGATTTTGGTGATGAGCGGAATGGGAATG GTGAACGCGGCGGTTGCTACACAACTTTTGTTGAGTTTGTTTGAGATAAAGGGTGTGATACATTATGGAATAGCAGGGAATGCAAACCCAAACCTAAATATTGGAGATGTGACCATTGCTCAATATTGGTCTCATTCTGCTCTATGGAATTGGCAG AGGTATGGAGATGGGCCTGAAGATCCATTGCCATTTGAAGGGGAAGGTGGATTTACAAGGGAAATTGGGTACTTGAAATTTGGATCATATTCATCAAATGGTGATGATAACATGTTGAATAATGTGTGGTATCAAGCAGAAGAAGTTTATCCTGTTGATGCTACTCCTGAGCAAACTCAACAAGCATTTTGGATCCCTGTTGACTCCAATTATTTATCTATCTCTAAAGCTCTTGAG AAACTAAAACTAGAGGATTGCATCAACGCCACAACATGTTTATCAGAGCCACCGAAGGTCACCACCGTGCAAAGGGGGACGAGTGCCAACGTTTATCTAGATAACGCGGCCTATCGAAGCTTTTTATACAACAAATTTAACATTAGCCCCGTTGAAATGGAAAGCGCCGGCGTGGCTCTCATTTGCTATCAACAAAAGGTCCCATTCATAACTTTTAGGGCGCTTTCCGATCTCGCAGGTGGTGGCTCAGCTACTTCCAACGAGGCTGATACATTTTCCGGCCTCAGTGCAAACAACTCTGTGGTAGTCACGGTAGAGTTCATTAAATTGTTGGATGGTTACAATAGAAAAATGTTAAATTATGCCTAG